A window of the Hordeum vulgare subsp. vulgare chromosome 5H, MorexV3_pseudomolecules_assembly, whole genome shotgun sequence genome harbors these coding sequences:
- the LOC123399119 gene encoding uncharacterized protein LOC123399119, which yields MLTLQHSIIGRMVVFFLRVCQHLQLVLMFEFDMCVKQIMGVGNCSDQAITDFSKHIDGQLMRVNALLVASTIVIGVIVGIGAYGQRYRHHPLTSFLFLGATTLFVPILSYVVSTVDSNLGVVTISSDAHIIPGWCSTRSHIYTVFVWASLVQIAGANTTTIVAGDDNKGLNITLPGTVLLVQAIWTSYIVVYYLGGGYYSTRQWSIKHMDLANGLPVLPLFSLLIAKLLLKYYAWYGASRSLAFGRNPHFIVGYMEQLKAKLTSEHSLPPLIVTGEDTTLVQKEPHGYSIKWLFNQADGTGIDNNNLVTTDKVWRLEDDIFPRYSTKQLKDICFSFALFKLLRCRFTRHTIAEFGFIKAHNLLSHVLLQDVDDERPLGMIAHELSFLHDYYYSSLPTSYSSSWLPILSISISLLTMGLSLLYLLLITVVILLYAFMGWPHHGQMQCFLNFHPSFQNEHEDFFYSSSNQIQYGNIFFDLAPVGLLAALVVLSEVREIACYICSNWTKVFLICSYVRHASLWQKSHWKKKMLSLVLRRKCKLLNHWVDKMNQCSVLALHPSTTPVPLLGRLIPLLHRKKVPRAVKAALLKPLRSPNWKNRSNGVASLCTRLQLQADNNPLSTSNGVKGVADTMLVAHIATSILEVRTSEPLRQADSANEIAATHLSRYCAYLVAYVPDLLPDNNEWCKSLYKGIKKKAKRALAASGNTGQASLSPEALVQALSAGSEEAHDLLKNGAELGKKLVELAGNEGEEVAWELLAEFWSEMILYAAPSDNVAAHAEAIARGGELITLLWALLTHLGFISRPEAAMPNTPGDV from the coding sequence ATGCTTACATTGCAGCATAGCATCATTGGACGAATGGTTGTATTCTTTTTGCGTGTTTGTCAACATCTTCAACTTGTACTGATGTTTGAATTTGATATGTGTGTTAAGCAGATTATGGGCGTCGGAAACTGCTCCGACCAAGCAATCACTGACTTCTCTAAGCACATAGATGGGCAGTTGATGAGAGTGAACGCTCTGCTGGTGGCCAGCACCATCGTGATAGGAGTTATTGTTGGGATCGGTGCCTATGGTCAGCGCTACCGTCACCATCCACTTACCAGCTTCCTCTTCCTTGGTGCCACCACCTTGTTCGTGCCCATCCTCTCCTATGTTGTCTCTACCGTCGATAGTAATCTAGGTGTTGTCACTATTTCCTCCGATGCACACATAATACCAGGGTGGTGCAGTACACGTAGCCACATTTACACTGTGTTCGTATGGGCTAGTCTTGTTCAGATTGCTGGCGCCAACACCACTACAATAGTTGCTGGTGATGACAACAAAGGACTAAACATTACCCTTCCTGGCACTGTACTGCTTGTTCAAGCAATATGGACCTCGTACATTGTCGTGTACTACCTAGGAGGGGGATATTATTCAACGAGACAATGGTCCATAAAGCATATGGATCTTGCAAATGGATTACCGGTTCTTCCATTGTTTTCTCTTCTCATTGCCAAGCTACTTCTCAAATATTATGCTTGGTATGGGGCAAGCAGGTCATTAGCATTTGGGCGCAATCCTCATTTCATTGTTGGATACATGGAGCAACTAAAAGCCAAGCTAACAAGTGAGCATTCCCTTCCTCCACTCATAGTTACGGGAGAGGACACAACATTGGTACAGAAGGAGCCTCATGGTTATAGTATCAAATGGTTATTTAACCAAGCTGATGGGACAGGGATAGACAACAACAATTTAGTGACCACTGATAAAGTTTGGAGGTTAGAGGATGATATATTTCCGAGGTATTCAACCAAGCAGCTAAAAGATATATGCTTTTCGTTTGCATTGTTCAAGTTGTTAAGATGTCGATTTACAAGGCATACAATTGCTGAGTTTGGTTTCATCAAGGCCCATAACTTATTGTCACACGTGTTGCTCCAGGATGTTGATGATGAAAGACCACTTGGGATGATTGCACATGAGCTTTCTTTccttcatgattattattattcaTCTCTCCCAACCTCATATTCAAGCAGTTGGCTacccattttgagcatatctatttcACTTCTAAccatgggtttgagcttattatatctATTGCTCATAACAGTTGTGATTTTGCTGTATGCTTTTATGGGATGGCCACATCATGGACAGATGCAGTGTTTTCTGAATTTCCATCCTTCGTTCCAGAATGAACATGAAGATTTTTTCTATAGTTCTTCGAACCAGATACAATATGGAAATATTTTCTTCGATCTTGCCCCAGTGGGTTTGCTTGCGGCACTAGTTGTGCTTTCGGAGGTGCGGGAGATTGCTTGTTACATCTGCTCTAACTGGACTAAAGTATTCCTGATCTGCTCCTATGTTAGGCATGCTTCTTtgtggcagaaatcacattggaaGAAGAAGATGCTTAGCCTTGTGCTGCGTAGAAAATGCAAGCTGCTAAATCATTGGGTGGACAAAATGAACCAATGCTCAGTCTTGGCACTCCACCCAAGCACAACCCCAGTGCCTCTTCTCGGACGCCTCATCCCACTGCTTCACAGGAAGAAGGTACCAAGAGCAGTGAAGGCAGCTCTCCTCAAGCCACTTAGAAGCCCCAATTGGAAGAACAGAAGCAATGGCGTGGCATCCCTTTGTACAAGGCTACAACTGCAGGCCGACAACAATCCGCTCTCAACATCGAATGGCGTCAAAGGTGTAGCTGATACCATGCTTGTGGCCCACATTgccacgagcatccttgaagtgaGAACATCGGAGCCACTCCGCCAGGCTGACTCTGCTAATGAGATTGCCGCCACACACTTGTCACGCTATTGTGCCTACTTGGTAGCCTATGTCCCAGATCTACTCCCCGACAACAACGAGTGGTGCAAAAGCTTGTACAAGGGCATCAAGAAAAAAGCCAAGCGCGCACTCGCGGCATCCGGCAACACCGGGCAGGCGTCATTGAGTCCTGAAGCGCTGGTCCAGGCGCTGAGTGCCGGGTCTGAAGAGGCACACGACCTGCTCAAGAATGGTGCGGAGCTCGGGAAGAAGCTGGTGGAGCTGGCGGGAAATGAAGGAGAAGAGGTGGCATGGGAGCTCCTCGCAGAATTCTGGTCTGAGATGATACTCTATGCCGCCCCGTCGGACAATGTCGCCGCCCATGCCGAGGCCATTGCACGGGGTGGCGAGCTGATAACACTTCTGTGGGCGTTACTCACCCACCTCGGGTTCATTAGCCGGCCAGAGGCTGCCATGCCTAACACCCCTGGTGATGTTTAA